Genomic DNA from Pseudomonas fluorescens:
TTTCGACAACCTCGCCGGCAAGATGCACGCCATCGTCCTGGCCGATCCGTCCCAGGAAGATGCCTACGAGCAAGGCCAACAAAGCCTGCAAGCACTGTTGGAAAAGTTACGTCAGCCGATCGCTCCGCGTCCCGGCCTGGACTTCAGCAAGCAGTCGGCGACCGACCCGGTGTTTCGTTCCAGTTTCACCCAGGACGATTACGAACGGGCCGTCGATACCATCAAGGAGTACATCCTCGCGGGTGACTGCATGCAGGTAGTGCCGTCGCAACGGATGTCCATTGACTTCAAGGCGGCGCCGATCGATCTCTATCGGGCGCTGCGCTGTTTCAACCCGACGCCCTACATGTACTTCTTCAACTTCGGCGACTTCCATGTCGTGGGCAGTTCGCCGGAAGTGCTGGTGCGGGTCGAAGACAACCTGATCACCGTACGGCCGATCGCCGGCACTCGCCCCCGTGGCGCTACGGAGGAAGCTGACCGGGCCTTGGAAGAGGATCTGCTGTCGGACGACAAGGAAATCGCCGAGCACCTGATGCTGATTGACCTGGGGCGCAACGACACCGGGCGGGTCTCGGAAATCGGCTCGGTGAAGCTCACCGAGAAGATGGTCATCGAGCGCTATTCCAACGTGATGCACATCGTCTCCAACGTCACCGGCCAGTTGAAGGCCGGGCTGACGGCGATGGACGCCTTGCGGGCGATCCTGCCAGCGGGCACCTTGTCTGGCGCGCCGAAAATCCGCGCGATGGAAATCATCGACGAGCTGGAGCCGGTCAAGCGGGGCGTGTACGGCGGGGCCGTGGGTTACTTCGCCTGGAACGGCAATATGGACACTGCCATTGCCATTCGCACTGCCGTCATCAAGAACGGCGAACTGCACGTACAGGCCGGCGGCGGTATCGTCGCCGACTCGGTGCCGGCGCTGGAGTGGGAAGAAACCCTGAACAAGCGCCGGGCCATGTTCCGCGCCGTGGCGCTGGCCGAGCAGACTTCGAACGATTGAAAACCCTTCGACAACTCGATCAGTGTGTGGGAGCGAGCTTGCTCGCGATGAGGCCGTCATATTCAACCAACCAGTTGACTGACAGTCCGCTATCGCGAGCAAGCTCGCTCCCACAGGTTTTCTCGATCAGAAGTCCAGGCTGACGCCCAGGCTTACCCCTTGCTGGGTCATGTCATCATCCTTGCGCAGTGTATAACCACCCCGTAGCGCTAAGTCGTTGGTCAACTTGTGGCTGACCCCCAGGCTCAGGCGATTAAGGTGGCTCTGTGGCGTGTAGCCTTCCAGTGTGAAGTCGTTGGCCGGCAGGCTGTTGAGGGCAATGTTCACCTTTTGCGTGTCGTCTTCGTACTCGCGTTCGTGGGCATACTCGCCAAACACCTGGGTCTGGCGGGTGATGTTGTATTTGCCCTGCAAGCCAATGCCCAGGCGTTTCGAGTCGCGGGTCTGGTCATCGAAGGTCAGGGCCGTGGAGCGGTTGCTCTTTTCCGAGTAGCCGTCGACTTCCACCTTCGCATAGTCAGCGCTGATAAACGGCGAGAGGTGCCATTCGCTGCCCGGTTGGGCAATGTCGTAGCCCACTCGCGTGCTAAATGCCCAGAGATGGCCGTCGGTGTCGCCTTTCTCCTGCGCTTCGTTGACGCCCAGGTCGAACTTGCGCTCCAGGTTGTCGTAGTCGAGCTTGCCGCCGGTCAGTGCCGCATCGGCCCACCAGCGGTTTTGCTGGAACTGGGCGAAAGCGGTCGCCAGGTAGCTATTGAGTTTGTACTTCGAATCGTTGTGGCCTGCTTCCATGTCCTGGCGGTAGAGGCCGGCGGCGACACCTACGCGCCACGCGTCGTTGAGGCGATAGCTGCCGCCAATGTTCAGGCTGTAGCCACTGCCATCGGCGCTGGCGCCGCTGTCCTGGCTGTCCATGTCCAGATGCTGACCACCGCCGGCCACGATGGCCCGCCACTGACCGACGGCCTGCCAGTTCTCCCAGTCCGATTGCCACTGGCTGCGTAACTCGTCCTGGTGAGCGCGCAGGGTCGAGTGGGCCATTTCCGGCAGCAACGTCAGCTCCCATGGTGCCGCGAGCAGGGAATAGGCGTAGTCGGCGATCAGTTTCTGTCCGGCTTCAGTCGGATGGACCGCGTCGTTGTAGATCAGCTTGGTGGGATCAGGCGTGGCGCTGTTGATGCCGTAGGTGGCGTTTTCGGTGCAGCCATTGCCAGTGAAGCAGGTCGCGGTGAGGTTCTCACCGATGGCGAGGCCGAATCTTGCCGGGTCGGCGAAGCTTTCCTTGAGCAACAGCGGAATGTTCAATGGAATGATTTCAGCGTCGATGCCTTGCAGTCGCGTGATCAGCTGTTGGTTGAACTGGTTGCCCAGTTGCGAAAAGAAGTCTTGCGAAGGGCTGCCGTTGAGGAAGGGCGTCAGGCCCAGGTCGGGTAACAGCCAGACCATCACATAGCGGGCTCCGGCCGTTTGCAGCGCCTGGACACTGCTGGCCAGACGGTCCGCGGCTTTACTCGCTTGCTCGGGGGTCAGCACTAGGCCTTGTAGGAAGTCGTTGCCACCACCGGAAATGTAATACAGCGCATTTGGATCGGCGCGCAGGCCATTGGACTGCAGGTAGCCAGGACGGCTGCGCTCGCCGGTGTCGGACACGCCGGTAATCGATTCGAGGATCTGGGCGGTGCGATAACCGCCCACCGCCCAGTTGTTGCCGTCCGCCAGCCCCTGGTCGGCGCGGACCGCCGAAGTGGAAGCGGCAGTCTCGTCGGCGGAATAACCCAGGCGCCCACCGAGCAACTGGGTGGAGTTGGCGGAGTAGGCCTCGCCGCTGCCGTCGGTATAGATCGGACCGGTTCGGTTGGTGTAACGCTCGGTCGAGCCGGGCGGACCATTCGGGTCGGCGAACTGGCCGGCGTCGTTGAGGCTGTCGCCGAACACGATGAACTTGGAATAAGGGTTGGGGGCGGCGCTCGCCTGGGCGCAGGCCATCGCCAGCAGGCAACCGGCAATCGGTACGAACAACGTCTTCTTTATCATGGGAAAGTCCGTTTTTATCTTATTTTTGTTAGAAAACGAAACGACAGTACCAAAAACTTCCGGCATTTTGCCATCCATCTTGAACGTCGCGATTGTTTCAAAGCCCTTCGGGATCGCCCATATTGCGTGCTCCGCCCAGCTAAGCTACTGTGCCGGGACGTATGAACGAGACTTTCCCTGTGTCGATTGTCAGCAAACTTCTGGATCAAATGATCAAGGCACACGCCCGCTGGCGTTGGCGCGCCTGAACATTCTCCGCCGGCTTCGCCGGACCTGTACCGATTTGCCTTCTTTACCCGCTTGTAGAGCCGCTTCGCAGGGGCATCACTTGCCTCGCCAAGCGCAGCAGCGTGCGGGTCATTCTCTGAAGGCTGTATTTAAAGTCAGTGAATTCAATAGGTCGCTTACGCCATGTTGCTGATGATCGATAACTACGACTCTTTTACCTACAACGTTGTGCAGTACCTCGGCGAGCTGGGCTCCGAGGTCAAGGTCGTGCGCAACGACGAATTGACCATCGCCGAAATCGAAGCCCTCAAGCCTGAGCGCATCGTGGTTTCGCCCGGCCCATGCACGCCGACCGAAGCGGGCATTTCCATCGACGCCATCAAGTATTTCGCCGGCAAGCTGCCGATCCTCGGTGTCTGCCTGGGGCACCAGTCGATCGGCCAAGCGTTCGGCGGCGACGTGGTACGCGCCCGACAAGTCATGCACGGTAAGACTAGCCCGGTATTCCACGAGGACAAGGGCGTGTTCGAGGGGCTGAATCATCCGCTTACCGTAACCCGCTACCATTCCCTGGTGGTCAAGCGCGAAACTCTGCCCGACTGTCTGGAGTTGACGGCCTGGACCCAGTTTGAAGATGGCTCGGTCGATGAAATCATGGGCCTGCGCCACAAGACGCTGAATATCGAGGGTGTGCAATTTCATCCCGAGTCTATTCTCACCGAACAGGGCCACGAACTGTTCGCCAACTTCCTCAAACAAACCGGCGGCACGCGCTAAGGACTTTTCATGGATATCAAGACAGCCCTGAGCCGTATCGTCGGCCATCTCGACCTGAGCACCGACGAGATGCGCGACGTGATGCGCGAAATCATGACCGGCCAATGCACGGATGCACAGATCGGCGCGTTCATGATGGCCATGCGCATGAAGAGTGAGAGCATCGATGAAATCGTGGGTGCGGTTTCGGCGATGCGTGAGCTGGCGGACAAGGTCGAACTCAAGACGCTGGACGGTGTGGTGGATGTGGTCGGTACCGGCGGTGACGGCGCCAATATCTTCAACGTTTCCACGGCCTCGTCGTTTGTCGTCGCGGCGGCCGGTTGCACCGTTGCCAAACATGGCAATCGGGCAGTTTCCGGCAAGAGCGGCAGTGCCGATCTGCTGGAGGCAGCGGGCATTTACCTGAACCTGACGCCGGTCCAGGTGGCACGCTGTATCGATAACGTCGGCATCGGTTTCATGTTTGCCCAGACCCACCATAGCGCCATGAAACACGCCGCCGCGCCGCGCCGCGAGCTGGGGCTGCGTACGCTGTTCAACATGCTCGGCCCGCTTACGAATCCGGCCGGCGTGAAACATCAGGTAGTCGGTGTGTTCAGCCAGGCGTTGTGCCGGCCATTGGCTGAAGTCTTGCAACGCCTGGGCAGCAAGCACGTGCTGGTGGTCCATTCGAAGGATGGACTGGATGAGTTCAGCCTGGCGGCGCCTACATTCGTGGCCGAGCTAAAAAATGATCAGATCAGCGAGTATTGGGTCGAACCTGAAGACCTCGGTATGAAGAGCCAGAGCCTGCACGGGCTGGCAGTCGACAGCCCGGCTCAATCGCTGGAGCTGATTCGTGATGCCCTGGGGCGTCGCAAGACCGAGAATGGCCAGAAAGCCGCTGAGATGATCGTGCTCAATGCCGGTGCCGCGTTGTACGCCGCCGACCACGCCAGCAGCCTCAAGCAAGGCGTGGAGCTGGCCCATGATGCGCTGCACACT
This window encodes:
- the trpD gene encoding anthranilate phosphoribosyltransferase, encoding MDIKTALSRIVGHLDLSTDEMRDVMREIMTGQCTDAQIGAFMMAMRMKSESIDEIVGAVSAMRELADKVELKTLDGVVDVVGTGGDGANIFNVSTASSFVVAAAGCTVAKHGNRAVSGKSGSADLLEAAGIYLNLTPVQVARCIDNVGIGFMFAQTHHSAMKHAAAPRRELGLRTLFNMLGPLTNPAGVKHQVVGVFSQALCRPLAEVLQRLGSKHVLVVHSKDGLDEFSLAAPTFVAELKNDQISEYWVEPEDLGMKSQSLHGLAVDSPAQSLELIRDALGRRKTENGQKAAEMIVLNAGAALYAADHASSLKQGVELAHDALHTGLAREKLEELGAFTAVFKVENEG
- the estP gene encoding esterase EstP, with product MIKKTLFVPIAGCLLAMACAQASAAPNPYSKFIVFGDSLNDAGQFADPNGPPGSTERYTNRTGPIYTDGSGEAYSANSTQLLGGRLGYSADETAASTSAVRADQGLADGNNWAVGGYRTAQILESITGVSDTGERSRPGYLQSNGLRADPNALYYISGGGNDFLQGLVLTPEQASKAADRLASSVQALQTAGARYVMVWLLPDLGLTPFLNGSPSQDFFSQLGNQFNQQLITRLQGIDAEIIPLNIPLLLKESFADPARFGLAIGENLTATCFTGNGCTENATYGINSATPDPTKLIYNDAVHPTEAGQKLIADYAYSLLAAPWELTLLPEMAHSTLRAHQDELRSQWQSDWENWQAVGQWRAIVAGGGQHLDMDSQDSGASADGSGYSLNIGGSYRLNDAWRVGVAAGLYRQDMEAGHNDSKYKLNSYLATAFAQFQQNRWWADAALTGGKLDYDNLERKFDLGVNEAQEKGDTDGHLWAFSTRVGYDIAQPGSEWHLSPFISADYAKVEVDGYSEKSNRSTALTFDDQTRDSKRLGIGLQGKYNITRQTQVFGEYAHEREYEDDTQKVNIALNSLPANDFTLEGYTPQSHLNRLSLGVSHKLTNDLALRGGYTLRKDDDMTQQGVSLGVSLDF
- a CDS encoding aminodeoxychorismate/anthranilate synthase component II, whose protein sequence is MLLMIDNYDSFTYNVVQYLGELGSEVKVVRNDELTIAEIEALKPERIVVSPGPCTPTEAGISIDAIKYFAGKLPILGVCLGHQSIGQAFGGDVVRARQVMHGKTSPVFHEDKGVFEGLNHPLTVTRYHSLVVKRETLPDCLELTAWTQFEDGSVDEIMGLRHKTLNIEGVQFHPESILTEQGHELFANFLKQTGGTR
- the trpE gene encoding anthranilate synthase component I; the encoded protein is MNREEFLRLAAAGYNRIPLACETLADFDTPLSIYLKLADQPNSYLLESVQGGEKWGRYSIIGLPCRTVLRVHDHRVSVTHDGVEIESLEVEDPLAFVETFKARYNVPTIPGLPRFNGGLVGYFGYDCVRYVEKRLGTCPNPDPLGVPDILLMVSDAVVVFDNLAGKMHAIVLADPSQEDAYEQGQQSLQALLEKLRQPIAPRPGLDFSKQSATDPVFRSSFTQDDYERAVDTIKEYILAGDCMQVVPSQRMSIDFKAAPIDLYRALRCFNPTPYMYFFNFGDFHVVGSSPEVLVRVEDNLITVRPIAGTRPRGATEEADRALEEDLLSDDKEIAEHLMLIDLGRNDTGRVSEIGSVKLTEKMVIERYSNVMHIVSNVTGQLKAGLTAMDALRAILPAGTLSGAPKIRAMEIIDELEPVKRGVYGGAVGYFAWNGNMDTAIAIRTAVIKNGELHVQAGGGIVADSVPALEWEETLNKRRAMFRAVALAEQTSND